In the genome of Yersinia enterocolitica, the window ATGGTGCGGTTATCTGGCAGCAAATTCATAAAGACCAGATACTTGTAATCTTGCTTGTTATAGCTGTAGCGCAGGTTCTGGCGGAATTTAAAGGTGTCATTGATATAATGCTCAAGGGCATAACCGACAGAGGTCTGCTCGCGTTCAGACTGATCAAATGACGGGTCGCTAACGTTAAAATCGTAAGGTATATGGCCGTATGCAGTACCAAACACGGTTCCAGTGGCTGGCAAGAAGTTACGTGAACCGGCTTTGGGTTCTTTCTGATAACTGGTCAGTAAGGTAAAGGTGGTGTCTTCGTTCGGGATAAAGGTTAATGCCGGGGCGATAGCAAAACGCTCCTGTTTAAAGGTATTTACGGCATCATCTTGTGTTCTGCCAAGCCCGTTCAAACGATAGAGTACTTTACCTTCATCATCCAACACGCCACCGAAGTCGAATGCTGCTTCAGCCAGGCTATTATTGCCTGCACCCACCTGCACTTTATGAATACTTTCCGCTGTTGGGCGTTTACTGACCATATTGATCAGGCCGCCGGGGTTCACCTGGCCGTAAAGCACTGATGCTGGGCCGCGGATTACTTCAATTCGTTCCAGCAGCCAGGGGTCTATCTGGCCTCCACGGCGTGCACCACCTAATGAGTTGTAGCTTAAGCCATCGAGAAAACGCGGGGCATAGCCAAAACCACGAATGATCACTTCGTCATTCATATTCGAGCCGCCACGGTATTCCGGCACGACACCGGCGGTATAGCGCAGGGCCTGTGCCACAGAAGCCGCTCCTTGATCTTGCATTTGCTGGCGGGTAATAACTGAAACTGATTGTGGGGTGCGGATCAGTGGTGTGTCAGTTTTAGTCGCGGTGGCGCTGTTTTTAGCGACGAAACCATCATCTTGTTGGCCGCTGCCCGGTTTGGCGACAACCACTAATTTATCTTCTTTAGCCGCAGTGGCCGCTAATGCGTTGAGTGACGGTATCAGTATCAAGGTGGTGGTGAATAATAAGGTCTTTGCTGTGCAGCCTGCGCGAAATGGCAATGTTGTTGGTATCTTCTTGCCAGAAATATCAAACATGATTTATCCCTACCTGGAAGTACAATAATGGAAAGTATTTGAACCTCATACGTCAGGTTCTTGATGCCAACCGGGCTTTATTTGCCTCTATTTAGCTTGGTTGTTACAAAAAAACGTTATATTCCAATCCAATAACCGTCGCATAGCACATCGGCCATATCTAAATTACGATGATAGGCTGGCACACTGGAGAGAATGCTTACTATGTTATTGCAAATAATAATACTTCTCAATATTATTTGTATTTAGGTAATAACCTTATATATATTAAGTCTTATATCCATTTGTGATGGCGCACAGTCGCTGCGCTATCAATGAATAAAGACGTAATCATAAATAGACCGTGACCGGTGTGATGACATAAAGAGGGCAGCGTGTGAGAGTGGCGAGCGAATATCCAGAGAGTCAGCAGTTATTACAGGATCCTTCGGCGGGCAGTGAATCATGGTGGCAGCGCATCGCACAATGGGGAACGCCCCTGACTGAACCGGCAGCAGCTGGCAAAGTAAAGCTGACTTTCCTGTGGCGCGACCGACAAGGAAAGGCGCGTGATTCGGTATATAGCTGCGTGTATATCGATGTTAACGGCGTGACAGATCATCACAGTGTTAATCCTGAATCGCTCACTCGGCTGGGCCAGACGGATGTTTGGTATTGGCAGGCAGAGGTAGAGTCTGATTTTCGTGGCAGTTACAGCTTTATTCCCGTCTCAGCAGAGAAATGTTTGAATTTGCCGGCCGGTAATCCGCAAGAACAGCGTCAGGCACAGCGCGATTGGTGGATCTCATTGATGGATCTCGCTGAGAACGATCCGTTAAACCCGATCGCCGCGCATTGCAGTTATCGCGGAATGCCACTTTCTGCGGTTCATTTAGCCGATGCTTTGCCGCAAACGGCCTGGCAGCCAATCGATGCGGGTAAAATTCTGCCCGCCGAACCGCAACGTTTACAACTGATTAGTTGGCACAGCCAGTTATTGGGCAATAGTCGCAATGTGTGGATTTACTCAACGACAACCGGTGCTGAAGATAAAGCCGAACGCCCATTGGCTATCTTGCTGGATGGCCAATATTGGGCACTCAGGCAGCCGGTGTTTGGCATATTGGATAGTGAAACCGCCGCAGGGCATTTACCTGCTAGCGTCTATGTGTTGATCGACATCATTGACCAGACTCATCGTTCGCAAGAGCTGCCTTGTAATCAGGATTTCTGGCAGGCATTGCAAACAGAATTACTGCCGCAGATTGCATTGCAACAGGCTTTTACGGAACAAGCGTCTCGTACTGTAGTGGCCGGGCAGAGTTTTGGCGGGTTGGCATCGTTGTACGCTGGATTACATTGGCCACAGCGTTTTGGTTGTGTGTTGAGTCAGTCCGGTTCGTTCTGGTGGCCTGATGTTGATAATTTCAAGGCACTGACGGCGGGGACTGCTGAACGTCAGGGCTGGCTGACCGAGCAGGTGTATCAGGGATTGGGGGCGAGTCAGCCATTGAATATCTTTATGGAAGCAGGTCGCCGTGAAGATGTGATTTATCAGGTCAATCAAGCCATGAGTGCAGCGCTTCGTCAGGCAGGGCATCGGTTGCAGTATCGAGTCTATGCGGGTGGGCATGATGCTCTATGCTGGCGGGGGGGCTTGATTGATGGATTACGCTGTCTGTTAACCTGATCGACTGAGTTTTAACCGCCTTCGGCGAGCAGAGGGCAGACTCGCTCTCTGCTCGCTTGTGGATTAAATTTTAAATCGCCCCTTCGGTATCACCAATGGTGTATGTGAAACCGGATCATCAATGATCAAACACGGCATACCAAATACCTGCTCGACCAAATCTGCTGTGATCACCTCGCGCGGGTGACCTTGTGTAACTACCTGCCCGTCGCGCATGGCGATAATATGGGTAGCGTAACGACAGGCATGATTAAGATCATGCAGAACAGCAACCAAGGTATGGTTATGTTGCTGATTAAGGTTACTGAATAACTCCAATAAATCAATCTGATGGGCGATATCTAAATAGGTGGTGGGTTCATCCAGCAGCAGCAGCGGCGTCTGCTGTGCCAATACCATAGCTATCCATACTCGCTGGCGTTGCCCGCCAGATAATGCGTCCACTGATCGGTCAGCCAGTTCACTGACACCGGTGGCTTGCATAGCATTATTGACCGCCAGTTTATCGGCCTGTGTCCATTGCTGTAATAACTTCTGATGGGGATAACGGCCACGCGCCACCAAATCTAACACGCTGATACCGTCGGGTACTTGCGAACTTTGTGGCAACAAACCCAAATGACGTGCCACCTGCCGGGTATCAATGCTGGCGATATTCTTGCCGTCTAAAATTACCTGACCTGCTTGCGGTTTCAGCAAACGGCTCAGTGCGCGTAGCAGCGTTGATTTACCACAGGCATTGGGGCCGACAATCACCGTAAATTCACCATCAGGAATGGAGATGCTCAGGTTCTGGCTGATTATCTTACCGTCGTAGCCCAGTGTTAGGGCGTCGGCTTGTAAGCGGGAGGAAAAAACGCTGTGGTGTAGGGTGGCTGCAGGGGTAACAATACTCATGATCGCCCGGACTCCCGGATTAAAAGCCAAATAAGATACAGGCCGCCGATGCTGGTGGTAACCACGCCGACCGGCAATTGATTAGGTGGAAATAGGTGTTGGGCGCAGAGATCGGCGGCAACCAGTAATAAGGCGCCCATCAGTGCCGATGTGGTTAACGTCACTGAAGATGTGCCCGCCAGACGCCGTGCTATTTGTGGGGCGGCTAATGCAATAAAGGAGATAGGCCCGGCGGCGGCGGTGGCGGCGGCCATTAGAATGACGCCAATCGCCATCAGGCTCAGGCGAGTTTTCTCAACGGGAACCCCTAAGGCACCAGCGGCATCATCGCCCATTTCCAGCAGTGGCATGCGGCGGCTAAGCAGCATTGCGGCTA includes:
- a CDS encoding enterochelin esterase encodes the protein MRVASEYPESQQLLQDPSAGSESWWQRIAQWGTPLTEPAAAGKVKLTFLWRDRQGKARDSVYSCVYIDVNGVTDHHSVNPESLTRLGQTDVWYWQAEVESDFRGSYSFIPVSAEKCLNLPAGNPQEQRQAQRDWWISLMDLAENDPLNPIAAHCSYRGMPLSAVHLADALPQTAWQPIDAGKILPAEPQRLQLISWHSQLLGNSRNVWIYSTTTGAEDKAERPLAILLDGQYWALRQPVFGILDSETAAGHLPASVYVLIDIIDQTHRSQELPCNQDFWQALQTELLPQIALQQAFTEQASRTVVAGQSFGGLASLYAGLHWPQRFGCVLSQSGSFWWPDVDNFKALTAGTAERQGWLTEQVYQGLGASQPLNIFMEAGRREDVIYQVNQAMSAALRQAGHRLQYRVYAGGHDALCWRGGLIDGLRCLLT
- the fecE gene encoding Fe(3+)-dicitrate ABC transporter ATP-binding protein (Part of the FecBCDE citrate-dependent iron (III) transport system), which encodes MGYDGKIISQNLSISIPDGEFTVIVGPNACGKSTLLRALSRLLKPQAGQVILDGKNIASIDTRQVARHLGLLPQSSQVPDGISVLDLVARGRYPHQKLLQQWTQADKLAVNNAMQATGVSELADRSVDALSGGQRQRVWIAMVLAQQTPLLLLDEPTTYLDIAHQIDLLELFSNLNQQHNHTLVAVLHDLNHACRYATHIIAMRDGQVVTQGHPREVITADLVEQVFGMPCLIIDDPVSHTPLVIPKGRFKI